The proteins below are encoded in one region of Thermosulfurimonas marina:
- the bamA gene encoding outer membrane protein assembly factor BamA — translation MKSFWRWTVKLLALLLILLSLPARAQVKLRLPVILYHLTYRGPGERTLLLKRLEEALVDRLRAEGFRVEVRKERPADLGRVLEEENFVAAAWGQVVELGGQVSVDLFVKRRGHPEIYSTYVSGALSDWPLLEKKAAEALVAALFTRPKVEAIEVAGNLRVDQEVILEKISTRSGEFLDPEKIRKDIKEIYKLGYFEDVAVEARPGKEGLILTYRVLEKPVIQEIVFEGNKAVSEADLKKVIEIKPLSILNLKEVNKALEIIKALYQQKGYYHTEVTPEIKPLSGRRVKVVFHIKEGHKLYIKKIDFTGNRAFSDKELKKLLSLSEKGTLTWVRKAVRTVKSLVSPEPAAEPGVYSRPFLYRDLERIEDFYQNHGFLEARVGEPQVKEKGGWVYITIPIEEGPRYRVGRIEVLQDLYPRERIFKELTLPKEKYFSREALKRDQLRIADLFADKGYAYAEVKPELEPDRKTHTVKVVFRVDRGPLVYVNRIEIVGNTKTRDKVIRRELLVVEQRPFSASRLRKSEARLRRLGYFEDVSIEKEKGVKENLMDLTVKVKEQPTGTFSIGAGYSSVDKLIFMGQISQRNFLGKGQTLSFQGLLGTRSSRYALSFFEPYLRDSKFSLGLSLYNWSREYEDFTRDSSGGSFRIGYPLTPDLRVYGGYRYDDTELSDLNPFVSDIIKQSLDIKITSALEFGLSYDTRNRWFVPTKGTLQQLDFELAGQFLGGDSEYLKTVYQGHLYFPLPLPRDLVAHLHVGAGYITEGSGKKVPVYERFFLGGLNSIRGYRYGDVSPIDPETGERIGGTRMAFLQAETIFTLIRSINLKGVLFFDTGTVWDKAHGFDSSELRKSVGFGIRWLSPMGPLRIEFGWNIDRKPGEDSSNWNFQLGGTF, via the coding sequence GTGAAAAGCTTCTGGCGGTGGACGGTTAAGCTTCTGGCCCTTCTCTTGATCCTCCTTTCTCTTCCGGCCCGGGCCCAGGTAAAACTCCGCCTGCCGGTGATCCTCTATCACTTGACCTACCGGGGTCCGGGGGAGCGGACCCTTCTTCTCAAGCGTCTGGAAGAAGCCCTGGTGGATCGTCTGCGGGCCGAAGGATTTCGGGTGGAGGTCCGCAAGGAGCGCCCCGCGGACCTGGGCCGGGTCCTGGAGGAGGAAAACTTTGTGGCCGCGGCCTGGGGCCAGGTGGTAGAACTGGGCGGACAGGTGAGCGTGGATCTTTTCGTAAAGCGCCGGGGGCACCCGGAGATTTATAGTACTTATGTCTCCGGGGCCCTTTCCGACTGGCCCCTTCTGGAGAAAAAGGCCGCCGAGGCCCTGGTGGCCGCCCTCTTTACCCGACCTAAAGTGGAGGCCATTGAGGTGGCCGGAAACCTCCGGGTGGACCAAGAGGTCATCCTGGAGAAGATCTCCACCCGTTCGGGAGAATTCCTGGACCCGGAAAAGATCCGCAAGGACATCAAAGAGATCTATAAACTGGGCTACTTCGAGGACGTGGCCGTGGAGGCCCGCCCCGGAAAGGAGGGCCTGATCCTTACCTATCGGGTCCTTGAAAAACCGGTCATCCAGGAGATCGTCTTTGAGGGGAATAAGGCCGTAAGTGAGGCCGATCTCAAAAAGGTCATAGAAATCAAGCCCCTTTCCATCCTGAACCTGAAGGAAGTAAATAAGGCCCTCGAGATCATCAAGGCCCTCTATCAGCAGAAGGGCTATTACCACACGGAGGTGACCCCGGAGATCAAGCCCCTTTCCGGCCGCCGGGTAAAGGTGGTCTTTCACATCAAGGAAGGCCACAAGCTCTATATCAAAAAGATCGACTTTACCGGCAACCGGGCCTTTTCGGACAAGGAACTCAAAAAGCTCCTTTCTCTGAGCGAGAAGGGGACCTTAACCTGGGTCCGCAAGGCAGTCCGCACGGTAAAGAGTCTGGTTTCCCCGGAGCCGGCCGCGGAGCCCGGGGTCTACAGCCGACCCTTCCTCTACCGGGACCTGGAGCGTATCGAGGACTTCTATCAAAATCACGGTTTTCTTGAGGCCCGGGTAGGAGAACCCCAGGTGAAAGAAAAAGGCGGCTGGGTTTACATAACCATTCCCATCGAGGAGGGTCCCCGCTATCGGGTAGGCCGCATCGAGGTCCTTCAGGACCTTTACCCCCGGGAAAGGATCTTCAAAGAGCTTACCCTTCCTAAGGAAAAATACTTCAGCCGGGAGGCCCTCAAGCGGGACCAGCTCCGCATCGCCGATCTCTTTGCCGACAAGGGCTACGCCTACGCGGAGGTCAAACCCGAACTTGAGCCCGACCGCAAGACCCACACCGTAAAGGTGGTCTTTCGGGTGGATCGGGGCCCGCTGGTTTATGTGAACCGCATTGAGATCGTGGGCAACACCAAGACCCGGGACAAGGTTATCCGCCGGGAGCTCCTGGTGGTGGAGCAGCGGCCCTTTAGCGCAAGCCGTCTTAGAAAGAGCGAGGCCCGCCTGCGGCGTCTGGGCTATTTTGAGGACGTTTCCATCGAGAAGGAAAAGGGGGTCAAAGAAAACCTCATGGATCTTACGGTCAAGGTCAAGGAGCAGCCCACCGGGACCTTTAGCATCGGGGCCGGCTACAGCTCTGTGGACAAGCTAATCTTCATGGGCCAGATCTCCCAGCGCAACTTCCTGGGCAAGGGCCAGACCCTTTCCTTTCAGGGCCTTCTGGGGACCCGCTCTAGCCGCTATGCCCTCTCTTTCTTCGAGCCTTACCTCCGGGACAGTAAGTTCTCCCTGGGCCTTTCCCTTTACAACTGGAGCCGGGAATACGAGGACTTCACCCGGGACTCCTCCGGAGGAAGCTTCCGGATAGGTTATCCCCTCACCCCGGATCTTCGCGTTTACGGAGGTTATCGCTATGACGACACCGAACTTTCGGACCTCAATCCCTTCGTTTCGGACATCATCAAGCAATCCCTGGACATCAAAATCACCAGTGCTCTAGAGTTCGGGCTGAGTTACGATACCCGCAATCGCTGGTTTGTCCCCACCAAGGGCACCCTCCAGCAGCTGGATTTCGAACTGGCCGGCCAATTCCTAGGGGGAGATAGCGAATATCTGAAGACGGTCTACCAGGGGCACCTCTATTTCCCCCTGCCCCTCCCCCGCGACCTTGTAGCCCATCTCCATGTGGGAGCCGGATACATTACCGAGGGCTCGGGCAAGAAGGTCCCGGTCTATGAGAGATTCTTCCTCGGGGGGCTCAACTCCATTCGGGGATATCGCTACGGGGACGTAAGCCCCATTGATCCGGAGACCGGCGAGCGCATCGGGGGCACCCGCATGGCCTTCCTTCAGGCCGAGACCATCTTTACCCTCATCCGGAGCATCAACCTCAAGGGCGTACTCTTTTTCGACACCGGCACCGTCTGGGACAAGGCCCACGGCTTTGATTCTTCGGAACTGCGCAAGAGTGTGGGCTTCGGTATTCGCTGGCTTTCTCCTATGGGCCCCTTGCGCATCGAGTTCGGATGGAATATAGATAGGAAGCCGGGCGAGGACAGCAGCAACTGGAACTTCCAGCTGGGAGGCACCTTCTAG
- the lysS gene encoding lysine--tRNA ligase, which translates to MKEESAVLEARRKKAEEFEALGYPLFPNDFKPTDRAGALQELYRDYDNEALSRLGDEFRLAGRLMSWRDFGKAVFGHIQDSSGRLQVFFKRDELGEEAFKLFKKYIDIGDIIGVEGPLFRTKTGELTLLARKVRLLTKAFRPLPEKFHGLRDTELRYRMRYVDLIMNPRVREIFLTRTRIIQYIRDYFTSHGFLEVETPMMQPIPGGATARPFKTYHHALERELYLRIAPELYLKRLLVGGFERVFELNRNFRNEGVSTQHNPEFTMLEFYEAYATYEDLMVRTEELLSGLARELYGTTCIVYQGQTIDLTPPWPRIPYRKALVEIGGVPEEVLESRERVLEFAAERGIKVDPREPVLQKLWAKLFDVLVEPKLLQPTFVTEFPVEISPLARRNDRDPSITDRFELIIAGREIANAFSELNDPRDQRARFEEQIRKRLADDPEIHPEIDEDFLRALEYGMPPAAGEGIGIDRLVMLFTDAPSIREVILFPHLRPEA; encoded by the coding sequence GTGAAGGAGGAAAGCGCGGTCCTGGAAGCTCGGCGCAAAAAAGCCGAAGAGTTCGAGGCCTTAGGGTATCCCCTCTTTCCTAACGATTTTAAGCCCACGGATCGGGCCGGAGCCCTTCAGGAACTTTACCGGGACTACGACAACGAGGCCCTCTCCCGTCTGGGAGACGAATTCCGCCTGGCCGGCCGCCTCATGAGTTGGCGGGACTTCGGAAAGGCGGTCTTCGGCCATATTCAGGACTCCTCCGGCCGCCTTCAGGTCTTTTTCAAGCGCGACGAACTGGGCGAGGAGGCCTTCAAACTCTTCAAAAAATATATCGACATCGGGGACATCATCGGGGTGGAGGGCCCGCTCTTCCGCACCAAGACCGGGGAACTCACCCTACTGGCTCGTAAGGTCCGGCTTCTCACCAAGGCCTTCCGCCCCCTGCCGGAGAAATTTCACGGCCTGCGGGACACCGAGCTGCGCTACCGCATGCGCTACGTAGACCTCATCATGAATCCCCGGGTACGGGAGATCTTTCTCACCCGCACCCGCATTATCCAGTATATTCGGGACTACTTTACCTCCCACGGCTTCCTCGAGGTGGAAACCCCCATGATGCAACCCATCCCCGGCGGGGCTACGGCCCGCCCCTTCAAGACCTATCACCATGCGCTTGAGCGGGAACTCTACCTGCGCATCGCCCCGGAGCTTTACCTCAAAAGGCTTTTGGTGGGCGGGTTCGAACGGGTCTTTGAGCTCAACCGGAACTTCCGCAACGAGGGGGTCTCCACCCAGCACAATCCGGAATTCACCATGCTCGAATTCTACGAGGCCTACGCCACCTACGAGGACCTCATGGTGCGCACCGAGGAGTTACTCTCCGGCCTGGCCCGGGAACTCTACGGGACCACCTGCATCGTCTACCAGGGGCAGACCATCGATCTTACCCCGCCCTGGCCCCGGATCCCTTACCGGAAGGCCTTGGTGGAGATCGGTGGGGTCCCGGAGGAGGTCCTGGAATCTCGGGAGAGGGTCCTCGAGTTTGCCGCCGAACGGGGCATTAAAGTGGACCCTCGGGAGCCGGTGCTGCAGAAACTCTGGGCCAAGCTCTTTGATGTTCTGGTGGAGCCCAAGCTCCTTCAGCCCACCTTTGTCACCGAGTTTCCGGTGGAGATCTCGCCGCTGGCCCGAAGAAATGACCGGGATCCCTCCATTACTGATCGCTTTGAGCTGATTATCGCCGGGCGGGAGATCGCCAACGCCTTTTCTGAGCTTAACGACCCGCGAGACCAGCGGGCCCGCTTCGAGGAACAGATCCGCAAGCGCCTGGCCGATGATCCCGAGATCCACCCGGAAATTGACGAGGACTTTTTGCGGGCCCTGGAGTACGGCATGCCCCCTGCGGCCGGAGAGGGTATCGGTATCGACCGTCTGGTCATGCTCTTTACCGATGCGCCCTCCATCCGGGAGGTCATCCTCTTTCCGCACCTGCGTCCGGAGGCCTGA
- a CDS encoding FtsX-like permease family protein: MGFDWFVARRYVLSRKRNRLTALIANISVAGIAIGVAALIVVIGVMTGFQDILKEKILSVNPHLVIERLSGPFVEYRRVAEKVRLLAEKEGVALEEVYPFVSEQGLLLSGAGESGALLKGLPLEVLSRLRALKLLSGNYTASGRLPSLLIGRRLAQRLGVTVGDRVRFLVPRGRVTPLGLMPRFKTFTVAGIFETGLYDYDSSVAYTSLSAVQKALALSGVTGLEIKLRDPFKAHSLGRRLAQSLGYPYYVLDWQTLNRSLFSALKLEKTGMFVVLTLIVVVAAFNIVAALVMLVSEKRPDIALLKALGATERRILRIFLLSGLLLGALGIGAGLALGLSLAALLSRYPVIHLPSDVYPVDYLPVRVEALDVTVIVVSALVLTLLAALFPARQAAKTPPAEVLRHG; encoded by the coding sequence ATGGGCTTTGACTGGTTTGTGGCCCGGCGCTACGTACTCTCCCGCAAACGCAACCGGCTCACGGCCCTCATCGCCAATATCTCCGTGGCCGGGATCGCCATCGGGGTGGCCGCCCTCATTGTGGTCATCGGGGTTATGACCGGCTTTCAGGATATCCTCAAGGAAAAGATCCTCTCCGTAAACCCCCATCTGGTTATTGAGCGACTTTCCGGGCCCTTCGTGGAGTATCGACGGGTGGCCGAAAAGGTGCGCCTTCTGGCCGAAAAAGAGGGCGTGGCCTTGGAGGAGGTCTATCCCTTTGTCTCTGAACAGGGCCTTCTTCTTTCTGGGGCCGGGGAGTCCGGGGCCCTCTTGAAGGGTTTGCCCCTGGAGGTCCTCTCCCGTCTGCGGGCCCTGAAACTCCTTTCGGGAAATTATACCGCCTCCGGAAGGCTCCCTTCCCTCCTGATCGGCCGGAGATTGGCCCAGAGGCTGGGGGTTACGGTAGGAGACCGGGTGCGCTTTCTGGTCCCCCGGGGCCGGGTCACTCCCCTGGGGCTCATGCCCCGCTTCAAGACCTTTACCGTGGCCGGGATCTTTGAGACCGGTCTTTACGACTACGACTCTTCGGTGGCCTATACCTCCCTTTCCGCCGTCCAGAAGGCCCTGGCCCTTTCCGGGGTCACGGGACTGGAAATAAAGCTTCGAGATCCCTTCAAGGCCCATAGTCTGGGGCGTCGGCTGGCCCAGAGCCTGGGCTATCCTTATTATGTTCTGGACTGGCAGACCCTGAATCGCAGTCTGTTTTCGGCCTTAAAGCTGGAGAAGACGGGCATGTTCGTGGTGCTCACCCTGATCGTGGTGGTGGCGGCCTTCAACATCGTGGCCGCTCTGGTGATGCTGGTCTCGGAGAAACGTCCGGATATCGCTCTGCTTAAGGCCCTGGGGGCCACGGAAAGGCGGATCCTGCGGATCTTCCTTCTTTCCGGCCTTCTCTTGGGAGCCCTGGGGATCGGGGCCGGCCTGGCCCTGGGGCTTTCCCTGGCCGCCCTTCTTTCTCGGTATCCGGTGATTCATCTCCCCAGCGATGTCTATCCCGTGGATTATCTTCCGGTGCGGGTGGAGGCCCTGGACGTGACGGTCATTGTAGTTTCCGCCCTGGTCCTTACGCTGCTTGCGGCCCTATTTCCGGCCCGACAGGCGGCCAAGACCCCTCCGGCAGAGGTCCTGCGCCATGGCTAA
- a CDS encoding RelA/SpoT family protein, with protein MNYPRVIRISDILDQIQSYLPGANTHLVEKAYVFAAKAHAGQVRKSGEPYLSHPLAVAYILARMRLDLPTIAAGLLHDTVEDSAVTLEEIRRHFGPEVALIVDGVTKLSALPKASRLERQAENYRKMLLSMAQDLRVILVKLADRLHNMRTLEFQPEEKRRRIAQETLDIYAPLASRLGIDWLKQELEDLSFQYLYPEEFRRLKAEVEKRVEAAQDYVEEVKRIIREELAKHGIEARVLGRTKHLWSVYRKLERYGLTIDQLDQIYDLIGFRVIVKTVSQCYQVLGILHALWPPIPGRFKDYISVPKPNLYQSLHTTVMGPGGKRIEIQIRTEEMDRIANEGIAAHWLYKEGTVLAPGQGRKFEWLERLVELQKELQNPREFLESLRLDLFPEEVYVFTPRGDIKVLPRGATPVDFAYAIHTEVGNHCVRAWVNDRLVPLDYELQTGDVVRIETSPTQKPSRDWLKFVKTSRARSRIRQWLRQEEREQALALGREVLSREFRKHRRNFADFIDSPAAEEVARSFNFKNVEEMIAAVGYGKLTPQQVLRRAFPDQRPAPPARPAGERGAEAVEYRMRSEVLSVDGMRDVLFHLSRCCHPVPGDEVVGYITRGRGISVHRVDCPNVALLDEERKIEVRWEKTDGAVHPVRLSVLTQDRKGMLAEVSGAITAAEANILKAEVDTTPDRRAVFDIVVEVTDRNHLERIMANLRSVKGVLRVRRRFS; from the coding sequence ATGAACTACCCCCGCGTCATCCGCATCAGCGACATTCTGGACCAGATTCAGAGTTATCTTCCGGGGGCCAATACCCACCTGGTAGAAAAGGCCTACGTCTTCGCGGCCAAGGCTCATGCCGGCCAGGTCCGCAAATCCGGAGAGCCCTATCTTTCGCACCCTCTGGCGGTGGCCTACATCCTGGCCCGGATGAGGCTGGATCTTCCCACCATCGCTGCGGGCCTCCTCCACGATACCGTAGAGGACTCCGCGGTAACCCTGGAAGAAATCCGGCGGCACTTCGGGCCAGAGGTAGCCCTCATCGTGGATGGAGTAACCAAACTCTCGGCCCTTCCGAAGGCCAGCCGTCTGGAAAGACAGGCGGAAAACTATCGCAAGATGCTCCTGTCCATGGCCCAGGACCTCCGGGTCATCCTCGTAAAACTGGCCGACCGTCTGCACAACATGCGCACCCTGGAGTTTCAGCCCGAGGAAAAACGCCGCCGGATTGCCCAGGAGACCCTGGACATCTACGCTCCCCTGGCCAGCCGCCTGGGGATCGACTGGCTTAAACAGGAGCTGGAGGATCTCTCCTTCCAGTACCTTTATCCTGAAGAGTTCCGCCGGCTTAAGGCCGAAGTGGAAAAGCGGGTGGAGGCCGCCCAGGACTATGTGGAGGAGGTCAAGAGAATTATCCGCGAGGAGCTGGCCAAGCATGGGATCGAAGCCCGGGTCCTGGGACGCACCAAACATCTCTGGAGTGTCTATCGCAAGCTGGAGCGCTACGGACTGACCATCGACCAGCTCGACCAGATCTACGACCTCATCGGCTTTCGGGTAATCGTCAAGACCGTGTCCCAGTGCTATCAGGTCCTGGGGATCCTCCATGCCCTCTGGCCCCCTATCCCCGGCCGTTTCAAGGATTACATCAGTGTTCCCAAGCCCAATCTCTATCAGAGTCTTCACACCACGGTTATGGGGCCCGGGGGCAAGCGCATCGAGATTCAGATCCGCACCGAGGAGATGGACCGTATTGCCAACGAGGGAATCGCCGCCCACTGGCTTTACAAGGAAGGGACCGTACTTGCCCCCGGACAGGGCCGGAAGTTCGAATGGCTGGAACGCCTGGTAGAACTCCAGAAAGAACTCCAGAATCCCCGGGAATTTCTGGAATCCCTGCGGCTGGACCTCTTCCCCGAAGAGGTCTATGTCTTCACCCCTAGGGGAGACATCAAGGTCCTTCCCCGGGGGGCCACCCCGGTGGACTTCGCCTACGCCATCCATACCGAGGTGGGGAATCACTGTGTGCGGGCCTGGGTGAACGATCGACTGGTGCCCCTGGACTACGAATTACAGACCGGGGATGTGGTCCGGATCGAGACCTCCCCCACGCAAAAGCCCAGCCGGGACTGGCTCAAGTTTGTAAAGACCAGCCGGGCCCGAAGCCGCATTCGCCAGTGGTTGCGGCAGGAGGAACGGGAGCAGGCCCTGGCCCTGGGACGGGAGGTCCTTTCCCGGGAATTTCGGAAGCACCGCCGGAATTTTGCGGACTTTATAGACTCCCCCGCGGCGGAGGAGGTGGCCCGAAGCTTCAATTTCAAGAATGTAGAAGAAATGATCGCCGCCGTAGGCTATGGGAAACTTACTCCCCAGCAGGTCCTGCGCCGGGCCTTTCCCGACCAAAGGCCTGCCCCTCCGGCTCGGCCGGCCGGAGAGCGGGGGGCCGAGGCCGTAGAATATCGGATGCGGAGCGAAGTCCTTTCCGTGGATGGCATGCGAGACGTGCTCTTTCACCTCAGCCGCTGTTGCCATCCCGTGCCCGGAGATGAGGTGGTAGGCTACATTACCCGAGGCCGGGGCATTTCGGTGCACCGGGTCGATTGCCCCAACGTGGCCCTGCTGGATGAGGAACGGAAGATCGAGGTCCGCTGGGAAAAGACCGACGGCGCAGTGCACCCGGTCAGGCTTTCCGTCCTCACTCAAGACCGCAAAGGCATGCTGGCCGAAGTCTCCGGAGCTATCACGGCAGCCGAGGCCAACATCCTCAAGGCCGAGGTGGACACCACCCCGGATCGGCGGGCCGTCTTCGATATTGTGGTGGAAGTTACGGACCGGAACCACCTAGAAAGGATTATGGCCAACCTCCGGTCCGTAAAGGGTGTTTTGCGGGTGAGGCGGCGTTTTTCCTAA
- a CDS encoding ABC transporter ATP-binding protein, with the protein MANPPAIEVRGLRKVFVHPEGELEILSGVDLSVAPGEKLAIIGPSGVGKTTLLHLLGGLERPTAGEIRHFGEDILSLSDETLSAFRNRHLGFVFQFHYLMPEFDTLENVMLPGLLGGIPREEVRARAAELLARLGLSHRLRHRIEDLSGGEKQRVAIARALLLGPRTVLADEPTGNLDPQSAREVTEILLQLNQKYATTLVVVTHNLRLAARMDRVLRLEAGRLWEVPREKLLAVDG; encoded by the coding sequence ATGGCTAACCCTCCGGCTATCGAGGTTCGGGGCCTGCGCAAGGTCTTTGTCCATCCCGAGGGAGAGCTCGAGATCCTCTCCGGGGTGGATCTCTCGGTGGCTCCGGGGGAAAAGCTGGCCATCATCGGTCCTTCCGGGGTGGGCAAGACCACCCTGCTTCACCTCCTCGGGGGGCTCGAAAGGCCCACCGCCGGCGAGATCCGCCATTTTGGAGAGGATATCCTCTCCCTTTCCGACGAAACCCTTTCGGCCTTCCGCAACCGTCATCTGGGTTTCGTCTTTCAGTTCCACTACCTTATGCCCGAGTTCGATACCCTGGAAAACGTCATGCTCCCGGGCCTTCTGGGCGGGATCCCCCGGGAGGAGGTCCGGGCCCGGGCCGCGGAACTGCTCGCCCGCCTGGGGCTCTCCCACCGCCTGAGGCACCGCATTGAGGACCTTTCCGGAGGGGAGAAGCAGCGGGTGGCCATCGCTCGGGCCCTTCTGCTCGGGCCCCGCACGGTGCTCGCCGACGAACCCACGGGAAATCTCGATCCCCAGAGTGCTCGGGAGGTGACCGAAATCCTTTTGCAATTAAACCAAAAATATGCTACTACCCTGGTGGTGGTGACCCATAACTTGAGACTGGCCGCCCGTATGGACCGGGTCCTGCGGCTGGAGGCCGGAAGACTTTGGGAGGTTCCGCGTGAAAAGCTTCTGGCGGTGGACGGTTAA
- the rpmB gene encoding 50S ribosomal protein L28, with protein MSRVCEICGKRPHTGHKISHSAKRSGRWWYPNLQRVRAKLPNGQVRRLRVCTRCIKAGKVQKAVR; from the coding sequence ATGTCCAGGGTTTGTGAAATCTGCGGGAAGCGTCCCCACACCGGACACAAGATCAGTCACTCGGCCAAGCGGTCCGGGCGCTGGTGGTATCCCAATCTCCAGAGGGTACGGGCCAAGCTTCCCAACGGTCAGGTGCGGCGCCTTCGGGTCTGTACCCGTTGTATCAAGGCCGGCAAGGTCCAGAAGGCTGTCCGTTAG